In Fusarium verticillioides 7600 chromosome 4, whole genome shotgun sequence, the following proteins share a genomic window:
- a CDS encoding alcohol dehydrogenase: MKALVYAGNGSVTLQDRPLPKIASPTDAIIKVTKTTICGTDLHIRKGDVATCEPGRVLGHEGVGIVHSAGASVARFKEGDRVLISCISSCATCEYCRRGMYSHCTSGGWILGNTIDGTQAEYVRIPHADSSLHPIPDGADEAALVMVSDIFPTGLEVGVLSGKVQPGGTVVVVGAGPVGLAAIVTAQLYSPSKIIAVDMDNARLDVAKKLGATDSVVSGQDAVAQVMKLTDGKGCDTVIEAVGIPATFELCQKLIAVGGVLANVGVHGTKVDLHLQDLWIKNISITTQLVDTVTTPMLLKLVQSGKLQPSQLITHNFKLSDVENAYKTFGEASKHNALKVLIEVD, translated from the exons ATGAAGGCCCTCGTCTACGCCGGTAATGGCTCCGTTACCCTCCAAGATCGTCCTCTCCCCAAGATCGCTTCACCAACAGATGCAatcatcaaagtcaccaagaccaccatcTGCGGAACTGATCTGCACATCCGAAAAGGAGATGTCGCTACCTGCGAGCCAGGAAGAGTTCTAGGCCACGAAGGCGTGGGCATCGTCCATTCCGCAGGTGCATCTGTCGCACGCTTCAAAGAGGGTGATAGAGTTCTAATTTCTTGCATCTCAAGCTGCGCGACCTGCGAGTACTGCCGCAGGGGAATGTATAGCCATTGTACTTCTGGAGGTTGGATTCTTGGCAACACCATCGATGGAACTCAAGCTGAATATGTCCGCATTCCCCATGCTGACTCGAGTCTCCACCCTATTCCCGATGGGGCAGATGAGGCTGCTTTGGTGATGGTCAGCGACATTTTCCCAACTggtcttgaagttggtgttCTCAGTGGCAAAGTCCAACCTGGAGGGACTGTAGTAGTTGTCGGCGCTGGACCGGTTGGCTTGGCTGCTATTGTCACTGCCCAGCTATACTCACCATCCAAGATCATTGCGGTCGATATGGACAATGCCAgacttgatgttgccaagaagctcggcgcAACTGATTCGGTCGTCAGCGGTCAAGACGCTGTTGCCCAAGTGATGAAATTGACAGATGGGAAAGGTTGCGATACCGTcattgaggctgttggtatcCCCGCTACTTTTGAGCTCTGTCAAAAGCTCATCGCCGTTGGGGGCGTGTTGGCAAACGTTGGTGTGCATGGTACCAAAGTGGACCTCCACCTTCAGGACCTatggatcaagaacatcT CGATCACTACTCAGCTTGTGGATACTGTTACTACCcccatgcttctcaagctaGTGCAATCTGGCAAACTGCAACCCTCGCAGCTGATCACTCATA ATTTCAAGCTGAgcgatgttgagaatgctTACAAGACATTTGGCGAGGCATCAAAGCATAACGCTCTGAAAGTGCTTATTGAGGTAGATTAA